A single Chthonomonadales bacterium DNA region contains:
- a CDS encoding GAF domain-containing protein, translated as MSFDDSNALRKRVHELEARVHEMEAEMASRNREIARLQRGIKASEVTETQVPIAEFEDTLKRLVQRVAMILQAEKCAIMILDKETGELVARAPAFGIAETDLQMMRVKVSQGIAGDVFRSEKPAMFHDAVTDPRTVKDNVALLHIRNGVVVPLIVEKRDEENRVLDRITIGVIGVYNKRYGGSFIDEDVRLLERLARNAASVIANAQMFRELVEEREKLAHTIESLYAGLLLVGTNGKLMQMNARARQIFGITTDPVGKQYAEVVRHDRALEVLGRMLAVPESGANGATDDEDSRAAEEITVPEPETEEERIYQMHAAQVRAEDNRLIGTAIILNDITDIRNLERMKTEFVAIAAHELRTPMTPIKGFISMLNQDDMDSFTFEERKEYYDIVEQNVDRLGRLINDLLNVTRIERGIALTLFWEEVDLCQLAESVFEVQRGMTNTDRHTLVLDTKTSCLFATVGRDQIEQILQNLVSNAIKYSPEGGEVRIIVRDEEETQTVLIGVRDQGTGIPESAKAKLFKPYRRIHNPKTASVKGTGIGLFLVKNLVEAHRGTIWVDSELGKGTTVWFRIPKAPPETADVEA; from the coding sequence ATGAGCTTTGATGATAGCAACGCCCTGCGGAAGCGCGTGCACGAGCTGGAGGCCCGCGTACACGAGATGGAGGCGGAGATGGCCTCCCGCAACCGTGAGATTGCCAGGCTCCAGCGCGGCATCAAAGCCTCCGAGGTCACCGAGACGCAGGTTCCCATCGCCGAGTTCGAGGACACCCTGAAGCGCCTGGTCCAGCGTGTCGCCATGATCCTGCAGGCGGAGAAGTGCGCGATCATGATCCTCGACAAAGAGACCGGCGAGCTCGTGGCGCGGGCCCCCGCCTTCGGCATCGCCGAGACCGACCTTCAGATGATGCGCGTTAAGGTCAGCCAGGGCATCGCGGGCGACGTTTTCCGCTCTGAGAAGCCCGCGATGTTCCATGACGCCGTGACCGACCCGCGCACCGTCAAGGACAACGTTGCCCTGCTGCATATTCGCAACGGCGTCGTCGTTCCCCTGATCGTTGAGAAGCGCGACGAGGAAAACCGCGTCCTTGACCGCATCACCATCGGCGTGATCGGTGTCTACAACAAGCGCTACGGTGGCTCGTTCATAGACGAGGACGTGCGCCTTCTCGAGCGCCTGGCGCGCAACGCCGCCTCCGTGATCGCGAACGCCCAGATGTTCCGCGAGCTCGTCGAGGAGCGCGAGAAGCTCGCCCACACCATCGAGAGCCTTTACGCCGGCCTGCTGCTCGTCGGCACCAACGGCAAGCTGATGCAGATGAACGCCCGGGCTCGCCAGATCTTCGGCATCACGACCGACCCCGTGGGCAAGCAGTACGCGGAGGTGGTCCGGCACGACCGGGCCCTGGAGGTGCTGGGACGCATGCTCGCGGTGCCGGAGAGCGGCGCCAACGGGGCAACCGACGACGAGGACTCGCGCGCGGCCGAGGAGATCACCGTCCCGGAGCCGGAGACCGAGGAGGAGCGCATTTACCAGATGCACGCCGCCCAGGTGCGCGCCGAGGACAACCGCCTGATTGGCACCGCCATCATCCTCAACGACATCACCGATATCCGCAACCTGGAGCGAATGAAGACGGAGTTCGTGGCCATCGCCGCGCATGAGCTCCGAACGCCGATGACGCCGATCAAAGGCTTCATCAGTATGCTCAACCAGGACGACATGGACTCGTTCACTTTCGAGGAGCGCAAGGAATACTACGACATCGTCGAGCAGAACGTGGATCGCCTGGGCCGCTTGATCAACGACCTGCTCAACGTGACGCGCATCGAGCGCGGAATCGCCCTGACGCTCTTCTGGGAGGAGGTCGACCTCTGCCAGTTGGCGGAGTCGGTCTTCGAAGTGCAGCGCGGGATGACCAACACGGATCGTCACACGCTTGTGCTCGACACCAAGACGTCGTGCCTCTTCGCCACCGTCGGCCGCGACCAGATCGAGCAGATCCTCCAGAACCTGGTGAGCAACGCCATCAAGTACTCGCCCGAGGGTGGCGAGGTGCGCATCATCGTCCGCGACGAGGAGGAAACGCAGACCGTCCTCATCGGTGTCCGTGACCAGGGCACCGGCATTCCCGAGTCGGCCAAGGCCAAGCTCTTCAAACCCTACCGGCGAATCCACAACCCGAAGACGGCCAGCGTCAAGGGCACCGGCATCGGCCTGTTCCTCGTAAAGAACCTGGTAGAGGCGCATCGCGGCACGATCTGGGTGGACAGCGAGCTCGGTAAGGGAACCACCGTCTGGTTCCGCATCCCCAAGGCGCCGCCCGAGACCGCGGACGTGGAGGCGTAA
- a CDS encoding zinc ribbon domain-containing protein — protein MGDAEEPLVQELPAGLQRGMATALPPDEEAFIMLAGAPGEGLVATARRVLILREQMPLVGTEARVDCFDYSYEQIRTVHVAEAAGGGHLRLELVAPPSDDQHVGLYFSSSHLERFERAASCIRLVAQQTGGVPGEPADAGAATRPGADCCCGGEAERDDAFCAGCGRPMAVFCGACSRRLAGAEGCCPACGLAALYARCPVCPACGVSVAPTMRYCPGCGLSQYAACAVCAGPLPPEWAFCARCGAPASVSAEERAAIPATVPERAAAHNETGLRLYQAHSLRDAARSLEAAVTLAPGDPLYMGNLAVVYAETGREADAERAFAAALSTEPADAAVLLSYGYFHAQRGRVREARAAWSRVAARSLESAEGREAAANLEQLEGPG, from the coding sequence ATGGGCGACGCAGAGGAACCGCTCGTGCAGGAGTTGCCGGCCGGCCTGCAACGCGGCATGGCGACTGCCCTCCCCCCGGACGAGGAGGCGTTCATCATGCTCGCCGGCGCGCCCGGCGAGGGGCTCGTGGCAACCGCCCGACGCGTGCTGATCCTGCGCGAGCAGATGCCGCTGGTCGGCACGGAGGCGCGGGTCGATTGCTTCGACTACTCCTACGAGCAGATCCGCACGGTCCATGTGGCGGAGGCAGCCGGCGGAGGGCACCTGCGCCTGGAGTTGGTCGCGCCCCCCTCCGACGATCAGCACGTCGGCCTCTACTTCTCGTCCTCGCACCTTGAGCGCTTCGAGCGCGCCGCCTCTTGCATCCGGCTCGTCGCTCAGCAGACCGGAGGCGTGCCCGGGGAGCCCGCCGACGCGGGCGCCGCCACCCGCCCTGGGGCCGACTGCTGCTGCGGCGGCGAGGCCGAGCGCGATGACGCCTTCTGTGCCGGGTGCGGCCGTCCGATGGCGGTGTTCTGCGGCGCGTGCTCCCGGCGTCTCGCAGGCGCGGAAGGTTGCTGCCCGGCGTGCGGCCTGGCGGCGCTGTATGCTCGCTGCCCGGTGTGCCCAGCCTGCGGGGTCTCCGTCGCTCCGACGATGCGTTACTGCCCCGGCTGCGGCCTCTCACAGTATGCCGCGTGCGCGGTGTGCGCAGGCCCGCTGCCGCCCGAGTGGGCGTTCTGTGCACGGTGCGGGGCCCCGGCCTCCGTCTCGGCCGAGGAACGGGCCGCCATTCCCGCCACCGTCCCGGAGCGCGCGGCCGCTCACAACGAGACGGGGTTGCGCCTCTATCAGGCCCACAGCCTTCGTGACGCGGCACGCTCGCTTGAGGCCGCCGTCACGCTGGCACCCGGAGACCCGCTCTACATGGGCAACCTCGCCGTGGTCTACGCCGAGACGGGCCGCGAGGCCGACGCCGAGCGCGCGTTCGCAGCCGCTCTCTCCACGGAACCGGCGGATGCGGCCGTCCTCCTGAGTTACGGCTACTTCCACGCGCAGCGAGGACGGGTGCGCGAGGCGCGTGCCGCGTGGAGCCGGGTTGCCGCGCGGAGCCTGGAGAGCGCGGAGGGGCGCGAGGCGGCGGCGAACCTCGAGCAACTGGAGGGGCCAGGGTAG
- the dut gene encoding dUTP diphosphatase — MHRVRVRVQRLSTARDLPLPAYATAGSAAMDLQAAVEGPVTLAPGERRLIPTGLRIALPPGYEAQVRARSGLALRSGLGMANAPGTIDGDYRGEIGIVLINWSDRPQTVARGDRIAQLVVAPVARAELEEADTLEETERGAGGFGHTGLR, encoded by the coding sequence ATGCACCGCGTGAGGGTACGAGTCCAGCGGCTATCGACGGCGCGCGACCTCCCTCTGCCCGCATATGCCACGGCGGGATCGGCCGCCATGGACCTGCAGGCGGCGGTGGAGGGGCCCGTGACGCTGGCGCCCGGGGAGCGGCGCCTGATCCCGACCGGGCTGCGCATCGCGCTGCCGCCGGGCTACGAGGCGCAGGTGCGTGCCCGCAGCGGCCTGGCGCTCCGGAGCGGCCTCGGGATGGCCAACGCCCCGGGCACGATCGACGGCGATTACCGCGGCGAGATCGGGATCGTGCTTATCAACTGGAGCGACCGGCCGCAGACCGTCGCTCGCGGCGACCGGATCGCGCAACTCGTCGTCGCGCCGGTGGCGCGCGCCGAGCTTGAGGAGGCCGACACCCTCGAGGAGACGGAGCGCGGCGCGGGAGGCTTCGGCCACACCGGCCTGAGGTGA
- a CDS encoding tetratricopeptide repeat protein, which produces MQCPTCHTDLAADSAFCSACGAGVGTAIEAGAHDRRSEALLGQANVMRMRGQWAKAEQLCIDLLRTDPNNVHAHSLLGDVYRDQERYDEAAQWYQLALDLNPESAADRAKLAQAEGARRARAAAAAGTQRLLGLSPVAWIRGLTVLSVAFLVLSVALLVAVRRNVARAPAVVRGAAPTSEGASAPMPPVSGTLGAQQNDGGTTHRALAPPVGQTGPQGPQAPEASVSPGSMPEQAAREAALEGRVSAIAVLSPGTAVVAVTLSDRGSRGLAVLEETAAKGDLTSEVLRAMALRDGLRAAQAMFTLEPMLQEVDVAIRARVGVEPSQPLFRGAIARAAAASVVATAPPDRILGAFASTWWAGMQMPAAEGEEPLQ; this is translated from the coding sequence ATGCAATGCCCGACATGCCACACGGATCTGGCGGCGGATAGCGCCTTCTGCTCGGCTTGCGGCGCCGGCGTGGGCACGGCCATCGAGGCGGGGGCGCACGACAGGCGCAGCGAGGCGCTGCTAGGGCAGGCCAACGTGATGCGGATGCGCGGCCAGTGGGCGAAGGCCGAACAGCTATGCATCGACCTGCTCCGGACCGACCCGAACAACGTGCACGCCCACTCGCTGCTCGGCGATGTGTATCGTGATCAGGAGCGCTACGACGAGGCCGCCCAGTGGTACCAGCTCGCCCTCGACCTGAACCCCGAGAGCGCCGCCGACCGCGCCAAGCTGGCGCAAGCGGAGGGGGCGCGCCGGGCACGAGCGGCGGCCGCGGCGGGCACGCAGCGCCTGCTCGGCCTCTCTCCCGTCGCCTGGATCCGCGGTCTGACCGTGCTCTCGGTCGCGTTCCTGGTGCTCAGCGTTGCCCTCCTGGTCGCTGTGCGCCGCAACGTGGCTCGCGCGCCGGCCGTGGTGAGGGGAGCGGCGCCCACCTCGGAGGGGGCGTCGGCCCCGATGCCGCCGGTCTCGGGCACGCTCGGCGCGCAGCAGAACGATGGCGGAACGACGCATCGAGCTCTGGCTCCACCAGTAGGGCAGACCGGCCCGCAGGGGCCACAGGCCCCCGAGGCGTCGGTTTCGCCGGGCTCGATGCCGGAGCAGGCGGCGCGCGAGGCCGCCCTGGAGGGCCGCGTCAGCGCGATCGCTGTCCTCTCGCCGGGAACGGCAGTCGTCGCGGTGACGCTGTCGGATCGGGGGAGCCGGGGCCTGGCCGTGCTCGAGGAGACGGCCGCCAAAGGTGACCTGACGAGCGAGGTGCTTCGGGCCATGGCCTTGCGTGATGGCCTGCGCGCCGCACAGGCCATGTTCACGCTCGAGCCGATGCTCCAGGAGGTCGACGTAGCGATCCGGGCGCGCGTTGGCGTGGAGCCGTCCCAGCCGCTTTTCCGGGGCGCCATCGCCCGCGCCGCGGCGGCGTCGGTCGTGGCGACCGCGCCGCCGGACCGGATCCTGGGCGCTTTCGCGTCGACCTGGTGGGCGGGGATGCAGATGCCCGCGGCCGAAGGCGAGGAGCCCTTGCAGTGA
- a CDS encoding phosphotriesterase, whose amino-acid sequence MSREVGADAPRQGAPIVETVRGPVPAEVLGLTLPHEHVSVDFIGADQTGPHRWDPAEVRRVMLPYLLAARRRGISTFVDCTPAYLGRDVRTLRRLSADSGLHILTNTGLYKEPFLPRYAFEASADELADRWVAEWERGIDGTPVRPGFIKIAVNPGKLVPVQVKVVRAAARASRRTGLVIACHTGPGPAAMEALDLLRSEDADPARFIYVHADAEPDRRHHVAAARAGCWVEFDSVGARPVDEHVGLVGAMLAEGLAHRLLLSHDAGWYNVGTPGGGKVRPYTALLDELMPALERNGMAPGQRQQLLVQNPRAAFAVAAPASRN is encoded by the coding sequence GTGAGCCGGGAGGTCGGCGCCGATGCGCCGCGGCAGGGTGCGCCCATCGTGGAGACGGTCCGCGGGCCCGTGCCGGCCGAGGTGCTCGGGCTCACGCTCCCTCACGAGCACGTGAGCGTGGACTTCATCGGCGCGGATCAGACGGGACCGCACCGCTGGGACCCCGCCGAGGTGCGCCGCGTCATGCTGCCCTATCTGCTTGCTGCCCGCCGGCGCGGCATCAGCACGTTCGTCGACTGCACTCCGGCCTACCTGGGCCGCGACGTGCGAACCCTGCGGCGGCTCTCCGCCGACAGCGGCCTGCATATCCTGACCAACACCGGGCTCTACAAGGAGCCGTTCCTGCCTCGCTACGCGTTCGAAGCCAGCGCGGACGAGTTGGCGGACCGCTGGGTTGCCGAGTGGGAGCGAGGGATCGATGGCACCCCGGTGCGCCCGGGCTTCATCAAGATTGCCGTGAACCCCGGGAAGCTGGTGCCCGTGCAGGTGAAGGTCGTCCGCGCCGCGGCCCGCGCGAGCCGGCGTACCGGCCTGGTAATCGCGTGCCACACGGGCCCCGGACCCGCGGCCATGGAGGCCCTGGACCTTCTGCGCTCCGAGGATGCCGACCCCGCGCGCTTCATCTATGTGCACGCCGACGCCGAACCGGACCGCCGCCACCACGTGGCGGCCGCGCGCGCCGGTTGCTGGGTCGAGTTCGACTCGGTCGGCGCCCGACCCGTCGATGAGCATGTGGGGCTTGTCGGCGCGATGCTTGCCGAGGGACTGGCGCATCGCCTCCTTCTCTCCCACGATGCGGGATGGTATAACGTGGGCACGCCCGGAGGTGGCAAGGTGCGCCCCTATACGGCGCTGCTCGACGAGCTGATGCCCGCCCTGGAGCGGAACGGCATGGCGCCCGGTCAACGCCAGCAACTCCTCGTGCAGAACCCGCGCGCGGCGTTCGCCGTTGCGGCGCCGGCTTCCCGCAACTGA
- a CDS encoding cysteine--tRNA ligase → MRMHLYNTLTRSKELFEPMRPPRVGMYCCGPTVYNYAHIGNLRTYVFEDVLRRALRMNGYELVHVMNITDVGHLESDSDEGEDKMEKGARREGLDVWQLARKYEAAWLDDMARLNIERPEVVCRATEHVGDMVALIEQLLERGYAYMTPGALYFDTSRFPQYADFARLDLRGQQAGAGGRVQLLGEKKHPNDFALWFLGKPKHIMQWDSPWGRGYPGWHIECSAMSMRYLGHTFDIHCGGVDHIPVHHTNEIAQSEAATGDPFVRYWLHGAFLIVTRSMSEDAPEAGAEGDESAGYEKMSKSADNFLTLQRLIDRGFDPLAYRYLCLQAHYRSELRFSWETLEGAQQGLRRVYSVRPDDDPLADEARFQDARQEALDALNDDLNMPRLVGLLNRHNSYRLWTELDAALGLDIAARARRVDEELPSEIMELVEQRNAARTAREWARSDELRDRLVDLGYEVGDSPRGTKVTRRTV, encoded by the coding sequence ATCCGAATGCACCTGTACAACACCCTGACGCGCTCCAAGGAGTTGTTCGAGCCCATGCGCCCGCCGCGCGTCGGCATGTACTGCTGCGGCCCGACCGTGTACAACTACGCGCACATCGGGAACCTGCGCACCTACGTGTTCGAGGACGTGCTGCGCCGGGCGCTGAGGATGAACGGCTACGAGCTCGTGCACGTGATGAACATCACGGACGTGGGGCACCTGGAGTCCGACTCCGACGAGGGGGAGGACAAGATGGAGAAGGGGGCTCGGCGCGAGGGACTGGACGTCTGGCAGCTTGCCCGCAAGTACGAGGCAGCGTGGCTGGACGACATGGCCCGCCTCAACATCGAGCGGCCCGAGGTGGTGTGCCGTGCCACTGAGCATGTCGGCGACATGGTCGCGCTCATTGAACAACTGCTTGAGCGTGGCTACGCCTACATGACGCCCGGCGCCCTCTATTTCGACACGTCGCGCTTTCCGCAGTACGCCGACTTCGCGCGCCTGGACCTGCGCGGCCAGCAGGCCGGCGCCGGCGGTCGCGTCCAGCTCCTCGGCGAGAAGAAGCACCCCAACGACTTCGCGCTCTGGTTCCTTGGCAAGCCCAAGCATATTATGCAGTGGGACAGCCCCTGGGGCCGCGGGTACCCGGGCTGGCACATCGAGTGCTCGGCCATGAGCATGAGGTACCTGGGCCATACGTTCGATATCCACTGCGGCGGCGTCGACCACATCCCGGTGCACCATACGAACGAGATCGCTCAGAGCGAGGCCGCGACGGGTGACCCGTTCGTGCGCTACTGGTTGCACGGCGCATTTCTGATCGTCACGCGGTCGATGAGCGAGGACGCGCCGGAGGCCGGGGCGGAGGGCGACGAGAGCGCCGGTTACGAGAAGATGTCGAAGTCCGCCGACAACTTCCTTACCCTCCAGCGTCTGATCGATCGGGGCTTCGACCCGCTCGCCTACCGTTACCTGTGCCTCCAGGCGCACTACCGGTCGGAGCTTCGCTTTTCGTGGGAGACGCTCGAGGGGGCGCAGCAGGGTCTTCGCAGGGTCTATTCCGTCCGGCCCGACGATGACCCTCTCGCCGACGAGGCCCGCTTCCAGGACGCGCGGCAGGAGGCGCTGGACGCGCTGAACGACGACCTGAACATGCCGCGGCTCGTGGGGTTGCTCAACCGCCACAACAGCTACCGGCTCTGGACGGAGCTCGACGCGGCGCTCGGCCTGGACATCGCCGCGCGCGCTCGGCGCGTGGATGAGGAGCTGCCCTCGGAGATCATGGAGCTGGTGGAGCAGCGCAACGCGGCGCGGACGGCGCGGGAGTGGGCGCGGAGCGACGAGCTCCGCGACCGGCTCGTTGACCTCGGCTACGAGGTGGGCGACAGTCCGCGGGGAACGAAGGTCACGCGGCGCACGGTGTGA
- a CDS encoding neutral/alkaline non-lysosomal ceramidase N-terminal domain-containing protein, whose product MRRAPLAILIVALAAAGQGPAAAAFVAAAGKLDITPTRSVYIAGYGANRRSEGIHDPLWARCLVMRSGDQALALVCCDLLGLTRRHVLEIRRLVRSVPPERVLVGVTHTHSGPDTYGQWGPSPTESGVDRAWMADLVRRIAALVDETAGRLRPATVRFGTREDVKDCSYNARVAEILDTELGAMQVVDAAGKTVATLVNYACHPEVLDNHQITSDFPHWLRQRVEERLGGVAIYANGAQGGMVTALIHNESGFPKGEAWPEAERIGRALGEAALAALDGAAEVRDPAITFARRVYKVPMGNAAFRALMEAGVLPNDLNPDGTITTEVVRFTVGSSEWLTLPGEVLPNIGLRLKRKMAGTPRFLLGLTGDALGYILTPEDYGLKLYAYETRVSVGEQMGALMESNLLAMMPGAARR is encoded by the coding sequence ATGCGCCGCGCACCCCTCGCCATCCTGATCGTTGCGCTCGCCGCCGCCGGCCAGGGTCCCGCCGCAGCCGCCTTCGTCGCGGCAGCCGGCAAGCTCGACATCACGCCGACGCGCTCGGTCTACATCGCTGGCTATGGCGCGAACCGGCGCAGCGAAGGCATCCACGACCCCCTCTGGGCGCGCTGCCTCGTGATGCGTAGTGGAGACCAGGCGCTCGCCCTCGTCTGCTGCGACCTGCTCGGCCTGACGCGCCGCCACGTGCTCGAGATCCGGCGGCTGGTGCGCTCCGTCCCTCCCGAACGCGTGCTCGTCGGCGTCACGCACACCCACTCCGGCCCGGACACCTACGGGCAGTGGGGCCCGAGCCCGACCGAGAGCGGCGTCGACCGCGCCTGGATGGCGGATCTTGTTCGACGGATCGCCGCGCTCGTCGACGAGACGGCCGGGCGACTTCGGCCAGCAACCGTTCGCTTCGGCACCCGCGAAGACGTGAAGGACTGCTCCTACAATGCGCGCGTGGCCGAGATCCTCGACACGGAGCTTGGCGCGATGCAGGTGGTCGACGCCGCCGGCAAGACGGTCGCCACGCTGGTGAACTACGCCTGCCACCCCGAGGTGCTCGACAATCACCAGATCACGAGCGACTTCCCGCACTGGCTGCGGCAGCGCGTGGAGGAGCGACTCGGCGGCGTCGCCATCTACGCCAACGGCGCGCAGGGCGGCATGGTGACGGCGCTGATCCACAACGAGTCAGGCTTCCCCAAAGGCGAGGCATGGCCGGAGGCGGAGCGCATCGGGCGCGCGCTCGGCGAGGCCGCGCTCGCGGCGCTCGACGGAGCCGCCGAGGTGCGCGATCCGGCCATCACCTTCGCCCGCCGCGTCTACAAGGTGCCGATGGGGAACGCCGCGTTCCGCGCGCTCATGGAGGCCGGCGTGCTGCCCAATGACCTCAACCCGGACGGCACGATCACCACCGAGGTGGTCAGGTTCACCGTGGGGTCGTCCGAATGGCTCACGCTGCCGGGCGAGGTACTGCCGAACATTGGCCTGCGGCTGAAGCGGAAGATGGCCGGCACGCCGCGGTTCCTGCTCGGGCTCACCGGCGATGCGCTCGGTTACATCCTGACGCCCGAGGACTACGGCCTGAAGCTCTACGCCTACGAGACGCGCGTCTCCGTTGGGGAGCAGATGGGCGCGCTGATGGAGAGCAACCTGCTGGCAATGATGCCCGGCGCGGCACGGCGCTAG
- the aroF gene encoding 3-deoxy-7-phosphoheptulonate synthase, producing MIVVMAAHATPEQVREVEQRIQDWGYGVHPIYGTERTVVGAVGVPDADKQNYMEQLERLSFVERVIAIIRPYKFVSRDYQQENTRIRVGDATIGGEQVICMAGPCTVEDYEQTLATARAVKAAGATVLRGGAFKPCTSPYSFQGLGLEGLRILKAVGCEAGLPIVTEVMDPRNVEMVCEHADILQIGTRNMQNYDLLREVGRARTPVMLKRGMWAKIEEWLNAAEYVYLGGNHDVMLCERGIRTFETLTRNTLDLSAIPAVRALSHLPLVVDPSQGTGKWDLVGPMTKAAIACGADALLIEVHPQPDKAIKDGAQSLTHEHFAHLMAECRPIAAAVGRGL from the coding sequence ATGATCGTCGTGATGGCCGCGCACGCGACGCCGGAGCAGGTGCGCGAGGTCGAGCAGCGCATCCAGGACTGGGGATACGGCGTCCACCCGATCTACGGCACAGAGCGCACCGTGGTCGGCGCGGTGGGCGTGCCGGATGCCGACAAGCAGAACTACATGGAGCAACTCGAGCGGCTCAGCTTCGTTGAGCGCGTGATCGCGATCATCCGGCCCTACAAGTTCGTCAGCCGCGACTACCAGCAGGAGAACACGCGCATCCGGGTCGGCGACGCGACCATCGGAGGCGAGCAGGTCATCTGCATGGCCGGCCCCTGCACCGTCGAGGACTATGAGCAGACGCTGGCAACCGCGCGCGCCGTGAAGGCCGCCGGCGCCACCGTGCTTCGAGGAGGCGCGTTCAAGCCCTGTACCTCCCCATACTCGTTCCAGGGCCTCGGGTTGGAGGGCCTGCGAATCCTCAAGGCCGTCGGCTGCGAGGCCGGGCTGCCGATCGTCACCGAGGTGATGGACCCGCGCAACGTTGAGATGGTGTGCGAGCACGCCGACATCTTGCAGATCGGTACTCGCAACATGCAGAACTACGACCTGCTTCGGGAGGTGGGGCGGGCCCGAACGCCGGTGATGCTCAAGCGCGGCATGTGGGCGAAGATCGAGGAGTGGCTCAACGCGGCCGAGTACGTCTACCTGGGCGGCAACCACGACGTGATGCTATGCGAGCGCGGCATCCGCACGTTCGAGACGCTCACGCGCAACACGCTGGACCTCTCGGCCATCCCCGCCGTTCGCGCGCTCTCGCACCTGCCGCTCGTCGTGGACCCGAGCCAGGGCACCGGCAAGTGGGACCTGGTCGGCCCCATGACCAAGGCGGCCATCGCGTGCGGCGCGGACGCACTTCTGATCGAGGTCCATCCTCAGCCGGACAAGGCCATCAAGGACGGTGCCCAGAGCCTGACGCACGAACACTTCGCCCATCTGATGGCCGAGTGCCGCCCGATCGCCGCGGCCGTGGGCCGCGGCCTCTGA
- a CDS encoding histidinol-phosphate transaminase → MLGTARSTLGVGENVTRLVPYRPGKPIEEVKRELGLTDVIKLASNENPLGPSALAVQAIRAAAEQVSLYPEGSCHELRGALAAHLGVPGDHLTIGNGSDEIIQLLGLVFLEPGDEVVQAHPSFVRYESAATLNGADCVKVPLRDWAHDLPAMADRITARTRLVFVANPNNPTGTMVTHSEVVRLADAIPDRAVLVMDEAYHEYVERADYPDTLKLVREGRNLVVLRTFSKIHGLAGLRVGYGIARPEITGYLNQVREPFNVNLVAQAAAVAALRDAEHPRRSREVNAAGRRQFYATLDALGLAYAPSEANFVWMDVGRECGLVFQYLLRGGVITRTGDIFGADTWLRVTVGTPEQNERFLGLLKEVVGQ, encoded by the coding sequence ATGCTCGGCACCGCCCGCTCTACCCTCGGCGTCGGCGAGAACGTCACGCGCCTCGTCCCGTACCGGCCCGGCAAGCCGATCGAGGAGGTCAAGCGCGAGCTCGGCCTCACCGACGTGATCAAGCTCGCATCCAACGAGAACCCGCTCGGGCCATCGGCGCTCGCCGTGCAGGCCATACGCGCCGCCGCCGAGCAGGTGAGCCTCTATCCGGAGGGCTCGTGCCACGAGTTGCGGGGGGCGCTCGCCGCGCATCTGGGGGTTCCCGGCGATCACCTGACCATCGGCAACGGCTCGGACGAGATCATCCAACTCCTCGGCCTGGTGTTCCTTGAGCCCGGCGACGAGGTGGTTCAGGCCCACCCGAGCTTCGTGCGCTACGAGTCCGCTGCCACGCTGAACGGCGCCGATTGCGTCAAGGTACCGCTGCGGGACTGGGCGCACGACCTGCCGGCGATGGCGGACCGCATCACGGCGCGCACCCGCCTGGTCTTTGTGGCGAACCCGAACAACCCCACCGGCACGATGGTGACGCACAGCGAGGTCGTCCGTCTTGCCGATGCCATCCCCGACCGGGCCGTGCTGGTGATGGACGAGGCCTACCACGAGTACGTGGAGCGTGCGGACTACCCGGACACGCTGAAGCTCGTGCGCGAGGGCCGCAACCTGGTGGTGCTGCGAACGTTCTCGAAGATCCACGGGCTGGCCGGTCTGCGCGTGGGCTACGGCATCGCCCGCCCGGAGATCACGGGCTACCTCAACCAGGTGCGCGAGCCGTTCAACGTGAACCTGGTGGCGCAGGCCGCCGCCGTGGCGGCGCTGCGCGATGCCGAGCACCCGAGGCGCTCGCGCGAGGTGAACGCGGCCGGTCGTCGCCAGTTCTATGCCACCCTGGACGCGCTCGGGCTGGCCTACGCGCCGTCCGAGGCCAACTTCGTCTGGATGGACGTCGGCCGCGAGTGTGGTCTGGTGTTCCAGTACCTGCTGAGGGGCGGCGTCATCACACGGACCGGCGACATCTTCGGGGCCGACACCTGGCTGCGCGTGACGGTGGGAACCCCGGAGCAGAACGAACGGTTCCTGGGCCTGCTGAAGGAAGTGGTGGGGCAATGA